Genomic window (Magnolia sinica isolate HGM2019 chromosome 6, MsV1, whole genome shotgun sequence):
ACATCTTCTTTTTTACTCTATTTATTATttccaattttttattattatttatttatttatttttatttttattttttgcgttGATGATATTTTGGTGTTTGAGATCATGGATCAAATCTCTCTAATCTGTTTCTTCGATTAATTGTTCAGCATTTTTTTCATATAGTCATGTACaactggggcccatggtttagtgatccaagccgtttatatcATGTGTTTCGTAGTGTATGCCACACGCACCAGGAATCTCCAAGTTTGAAGATCACATCCGTGGCTTTTTTAATTAGTTGAATGCAGACTATTgtagtattttctttttcaacggtggatttgCAGGCCACTGGTTTAATGTTTGGGTTTTTCCCATATGGGAGGTTTTTGGTGTGTGGGCCATCCTAACTTTGCTATGGAGCCATCACATTGAAGATTTGGGTCACTGGAGCATGGCTCGTACTCAAACTGAGAAGTCAAGTAATATATGTATTCTCAGTTGAGAGTTGTATGAATCCTTTTGTGTATTTGTTCTGATTATGCTTCTTGGACTGCCTTAACTTTATTAGTCTATATGTTATCACAATTTAGGACTGCTTCTGTTATTATTATCGTCGATATGTTGGGTTTTATTGTTACAATTACCTATTGATCGTTTTGAAATTGCACTTATTATGATGTCATGGTTTTTTAGTGTGTATTGTCACAATCACCCATTGAGTGTGTTTGTAAAGGAACATAGACTTTATGTAGGGCTGTGGGTTTTTCACTCTATTGTGAAGTTGACTTTTGCTGTATGCATTCCAACAGTTCATAAACATTGTAATGTGCCCTGAGAGGTTTTGATGCAATGACTGGCGGAGAGGTTCTATGATTTCACCGTCGTTGTATGATTACCGAGTTGGACCTTTTAATAGAAATAAATGTGTCCCACATTTTATCATTTCCCTCTATCCTTATTGGATGATAGTTTGGTTTCCAGATTGCTGGATGAGATTTGCTCTCTCCTAACCTCCTTTATCGAAGTTTGAGGATTGAAGCTACAATGATGTAGGACAGATTAAGGGGATGTTCCAAAATTTAGGTTTTTAGGTTAGATGAGATTTTGGAACTAGTCAAATAAAAGTGAAGAGAGATTTACATGGTGGTTGgtagataaaaaaaaaagaaaagaataaagaagAGGATAGCAGATTGAGTCACACATTTGGAATTAGTCTTCAGCGTCTCTAACCTTAGACATTTAATTCAATATCAGAGTCACACCAGTTAAACATAGACATCTTATCTCTGAAAGATGTGATGAGTCACACCATTGAGGAAGCAAGCAAGTGTTGGAATTTTTGTTATATTTATTCATACTTAAAAGGGAGCTGGTATATGGCTTTATTTAGAAGAAGAAACTTGCTAAAGAagccaaggtattccgtaatggtaacagtgACCGTAATGGCCactaccgttacctttacgatatgggttgTAATGGCTGTCACGGCCCCCCATGACAGCCATTAtggtctcttttcttttttcttgaaaaaaaaaatgaaaaaccatAACGGGTTGTTATGGGGgctgtaatggcctttatgggtcatttttCCACAATGGCCATTATGGCCTTAACGACTCTGTAACCTGTTACACCATTACCTTGACGTaatggccataacggccattatagcATACTATGAAAGAAGCTCCATACACAATTACTCCATTTTCCTATACAGTTGACACAATTTCCAAAAAAACAAAGCACACTTTCCAGTTGATTTTTCTGGTGGAAATTCACTTTCATAAGTTCCCATGCATTGCATCTTTCTCAAGCTAACACCCTCTATAgtgacttcctttctttagtaAATATCTTTGTCCCTAGGCAATTGGGCCTGAAAGCTAGTTACGAGCTTGTGCTTGGGATTGGGTAATGGCCTGGTAAGTTTGAGACTGTTGCTATCAACACCCACAAGCTTGAAAGTATTTGGCTGTGTCAAGTTGGAAGCTTGTCATCTAGCATAGATGTCCAGGTTGAGTCGCTGGAAACAGCTGTTGAGATCCATGTTGCAACCAGACATCTTTATCCCTTCATGTATGACTGGGAATTTTTTTTACCAACAATGTTGTGTAGAAGCAATTGGTCATCAAGCACGTCCCCGATCTCGATGTCATTTAGTTAGGCATTTGAGGTAGTTGAATAGCATGCTCTTCCATCCCTCATCTGCATGATGTCCAAAATAAGCAGTGAGGTCTGTGATTTTGAAAATAGGGTTGAAGTGCTTTTGGTGGAAGTTATAGCAAATATGCACTTTTCTCTACTTTCCTGAGAATGCAAATGATGCCAGCCTTTTCCGAATGAGTATTGTTGTATGTTCTCACTGGAAATCTCTTAAGCTTTAAGTGAACCATTATCATGTCACTTGAATTTAGTAGATCAATGATGAGCATGGTTTTGAAAATCAGTTATGCTATAGCGATATCATAACCATATCAGCCATGCTCTTTATGTGATACAGGGGTGAACCTTTTAGTTTCAAAAAAGAAGGGGAGCCATACTTGTACCGTATAAACCAATACAGGCTTATACACTCCATATTATTGGCATCTATATGGGTTGATACAGCCATGATGAAGGAcccaatttcaaaaaaaaaaaaaaaagaaacttgtCCAAAACAAATTCACttattttttcatttcaaccatggaggAAGCTTAAACTCATTTTCTACTAGAGCTAGGCTTATTTTGGGGATCAAAATACAAGTTTTTAGTGAaattcaatgaaataaatctGAATGAACCATTTTGGGGAAATCGGAAGGGAAAAACTATCAGTTTCAtttctttcatcttctttttgttgtatttcggTATAATGGGTCAtaatcaaggtattccataacagtaatggtggccgtaacggccagtGTCGCTATCATTACGATACGGACTGTGACGGCTGTTatggcattttattttatttttttgaaaaaacatgtTTCGGGACCATTACAGGACTGCTACAGGCAGTTTTttctgtaacagctgttatgggccTGTACGTGTAACGGTCATGGTAACGGTCGTtacgtaaccattttttaataccttggtcATAATCTATAAAACCATGCTTGAATTGTGTTTGACTAGTGCCTATTTGCCTTTAAAAAAAGactagggcctatttggttgactttcagcaggtcaagctgatggacaacattctcatcaaagaatgatCTGACATACCATTACATGCCatattaaaaacattaaaaaaaacttAGATTATGATGTTTTATGTTTTCACctattttcctgattttttttcaaaattttttgaccAAAGAAAATTCCGGCTGATGTAGGCCCATGTCATCTGATACGCCCCATGTTGTTCGATACGGTTTGATATGCCCCATATCATATCGTTTTTGGGCCTGGACAACATCTGATCAATACCATTATTTAATATGCTGAGCATCAACGTTGTTACTCGTTTGAGTAGGTGCAGGTAAAGGAATCAAATTGATTGGTATCCTAGGTTTGATCCCCTTGGCAATCCCAAACCTCTTACAGTTACAAAGCTATCATGGGCAAACTCCTCCGGAGGAAAAATACGACTTTGTGTGGAGACATGATCTCCTACTAAGCACCAAAGAAGATTTCCCATGCCTCAGCTCTCACTGCTTTTGTCTGGCCATCAGTTCGTGGATGATAGGCATTGGTGTATGATAGGTTTGTACCCATTTTTGTCCATAAAGTCCTCTAGAAATAGCTTACAAATTTCAGGTCCTGATTAGATACTAATACCTGGAATGAAATTAGCCATCTTTGAGAATTAATCCACAATGGATATGGAATCAAATCCTTATTATTACCACACAAAAAATCCTTGTTGAGTCTTTGGTATGCAAAAGATGAACCTTGCACAGATCCTCATTGGTGCTTCTGGAATGGGTAAAGTGGTATAAATTCTAGCATTTTGCTTCCGCACTTTCCTCAGTTGATATGCGCGATTTCAGATATCTTGTTTTATTCTAGGCTAGGAAAGATGATCCACCTTCACAAGACTTGCAAGTCTTGACTTGACCAAAGTCTCCGCAAGACTTTTTTTAATGCAATCCCTAGATGATATGATCAcataggggctgtttggatttggGCAAAGACGTGTCCCCACTAGTAGCCATGGACAACCATACATGTTCATGTTTTTGTCAAACCCCATATGCATGGGAACCAACACAATTTTGGACAAATAGCATTGGATGTGTGACTGTGAAACCACAGATGGGGTCTTTGGTAGTGAGGTGGTTAACCCCTATAAGAGGGGTGCTGAAACTAATAAAATTTCCTCCCATATCAAGCTTTTGACTAGATCAAAGAAACCATCGGACTATGTTTAGAGATTCAATGCTCTGATTCCTTGTTGATAAAAGGGATGTCTTTCAATTACAAATTTGCAATGCCACTTCTGCCATCATGCAATGTGCTGCTATCTAAATATGCCATCCACAGATCCCTAAAACATGTTTGGACAGCTGAGGAAAGCACCCACAGAAGTTCCCAATTATGAGTCACTGATTGAAGTTCATGAACATGCTTTGATTCCTTAGTTGGTCAAAGGGATGCCTCTAAATTGCAAATTTGCAATGCTATCTCTGCCATTATTTCAACTACTTCAATATGTTCTGTTTGCCCGTATGAGTGGCATATCATTTCTCTATCAGATGCCTTTGGGCTGCTGCCACATTCTGAAACTGCATTCAATATATGGTATCGGGATTGTTTAGGTACTTGCAATTCGATATGCTTCCAACCATGGGAAACTCATTCTAAGTACTTGTTCGATCTGAGACCTTCTCTTGCAGCTGTATTTTATACGGGTCTTTTCTGCAAAGGCTTTTCCTTGTATTTAGAACTTTACTGCTTGAGAGGATGTtatgcatgataggtgtagtgtgAATGTATCTATGTAGTATGTGCTTATGTTGAAAATGTAAAAATCCACATATTGGTTACTGCACTGATAACTATACACTTTTAGGTTTGCTATGTCCATGTTATAAGTATGGCATTTTATTTTGTCCTTGGCTGCAGTAAGcttcagagtgatgccttgaggGAGGCTATCAGCCAGGTTGTTGGTGATGCCAAGGAGAAGAACCGCAAGTTTACGGAGACCATTGAGCTCCAAATTGGGCTGAAGAACTATGACCCGCAGAAGGACAAGCGTTTCAGTGGCTCTGTGAAGTTGCCTCATATTCCCCGCCCTAAAATGAAAGTCTGCATGCTTGGGGATGCACAGCATGTTGAAGAGGTGAATAACATATCTATAGTCATTCCCAAGTTTTGCGTCTTTCATATTTTAGTCATCTAGATGAAATGTACGAGATTTGACAGAGAATTTGCTTGGCCCAACAAACTGTCCGCACATGGCCTACTTTTTGGCGTTCTACTTAAttcctatggtgggccccatgggggTATAGGAGACACTTAAAATGTCCTCCATTGGATGATAGGGCTCTCCTGTTAAATGTGAAACATATGGTGTGGTTGTCCATTTTCATTGGATGCCTAGTGGTCATCTTATATGGGAGATGACTTTGGCATGGCCCATGAGTGATGGAGTCGactgatggacagcttagatcatccaccattggtaTTGTTGCTAGGTCtgagcaaaaataaaataaaaattgctgATCATCAGATACTCTGTTCTTTTCTTATATGGTGAACTGCAGGCAGAGAAGATAGGGTTAGATTACATGGATGTGGAAGGGTTGAAGAAgatgaacaaaaataaaaagttggTGAAGAAGCTTGCAAAGAAATACCATGCCTTCCTTGCTTCCGAGGCCATTATCAAGCAGATTCCGAGGCTTCTTGGCCCAGGTCTCAACAAGGCAGGTAAGTTTCCAACTCTAGTTTCCCACCAGGAGTCCTTGGAATCAAAGGTAAACGAGACCAAAGCAATGGTCAAGTTCCAGCTCAAGAAGGTCCTCTGCATGGGGGTTGCTGTGGGGAACTGCGGCATGGAGGAGAAGCAAGTTTTCCAAAATGTGCAGCTCAGCGTCAATTTCCTTGTCTCACTATTGAAGAAGAACTGGCAGAATGTAAGTACCCATTTCAGCTCAAGCAGATTCTGGACGTAACTTGTAGGCTCATACAAGATCAGTATTTTAAGTTGGGATGATGCCCTTTCCCTTTTCTAACCATGGCATTTTTAAAATCTTGAGCCCCAAGTGTTTGCTCCAATCATACTCTTGCTATACATCCCAATGTGACACGTGAGGTCCTGGCTGTTCATTAGTTTGGCGTGTTTTTTACATTGGATGTGGAATGTGGTCCATCCCTTCGTAATTTAGTGATTCTTGTGTACACATGTAGtgcacctgatttttgggcatgcACAGTGGGCCAACATGATGACTAGCCTGGATCACATGCGTTGGCCACATTTGCAAATGTGCAACAGAACTTGAAAGTCTCTTCAGTGGCCTTTCAAATATCTCGTCCATTTGGTACGATTGGGCTCTTGAGCCAGAATGCCTATGTGCATCCTGGGTGTTTTTTTGGAGAAATGATTGATATTGGTGTGGTGGTGGAATCAGGTGCGGTGCTTGTATCTGAAGAGTACAATGGGAAAGACATACAGAGTCTTCTGAAAGCTCAACATCAGTTGTTGGTATCGTTGTAGTAATGGTGCAAGTGAGAACAACGTGGTGCACTCATTTCCAGTAAGGCACCTTTTTGGATGCTTCCCCCTTTCTTTTCTCTGCTTCAGAGCAGGGCAGTTTTATTTTGCGGTTCTTGTTTGGTGGTGGTTTTAGTTTTAAAATGGGAGTTATATGTTGAGGTGAATTCATGTTTGCGAAGCAGAATTTTTGAcaattttgatattttatttcgAGCTGGTTCTGGTTTTTGGAGTGTTGCAGGTGTACTGTAGAAAATTAGCCCCTACCCCACTTCCTTGCTTGATCTTATTATGAAGGTGGCAGGTAGACTGGGCGAGGCAAGTTGAGGcctaggggtgcaacttgggtagGTTGGGTCAGGTTAAGGGTCAACCCAAGCTCAACGTAACCTCAATAGGACCCAACCTGCAACCCGCAATCCCACCAGACCTGATATTACCAAACCGAAGTCTTCTATGCGACCCATAACCGACCCAATTACATGTGATAttcctaacctaacctaacccaacccaacctgaattttGCTCAATCCATGCCCAACCcaatttcaaattgggttggtgtttatcaacctgaacccaaggaccttgacaacccaacccaacccaacccaacccaaccaaccTGATTGGTTTGAGTCAGTTAGGTTTgggttgacctgaacccaagtttGCAGCCTTAGCTGGCTGGGCCAGCTGACTAGGGACCAGTTTGCCCTTTTTGCAACGCCAACATCGTATGGGTGGAATGATTCTCATGGGTCCTGCAGACTAGCCTTGTACCTGTTAGGCATATCTAATTATCGTATAATCATCATATTATTCCTGTGTAATTAATTTGTAAAATCGAtggttaaaaataggaaaaaaagagTCTGGCAGAAGTCCAAAGTGCCCAAGTTCCTGGATTGCCTGGATCGCTTAGTCCAtgtaggttggatctcaaaaaaccATCATGGTagcccctaggaaggtttcaacggtgggcatagctgtccccactgttttctgtggtggcgtccacttgagctttggatctgccaaagaatctctccaaatggatggacggtgtggatacaacacgcaGTATGATGAGctccacagaatttggtgacgtcttGCTACTGACGCCGTTAGTAGCTACTCCGCGTACCACCCCTTCCCTCTTTTCCCTCTATTCATTAATTGTTCACTTGAAAAGTATGGGGTTGATCTAGGCTATGTTTCAGGAGTTAtgtaagaaaatccaaaaaaggaCGGATATGGTATGTAAGAAAACCCAAAAAAGGACGGATGTGGAATGTTTGCAGCCATCCATTTGGTTGTACACTGGCATactcaatttctctctctctcgatcacgTAATGACGGATCAAATCCGATCCTAACGGATGACTGATGATTTCAGATAGATCACTGGGCCCACACAAGCTCAACTGGGTTTTAGATCGAAAGTTAATCAAATTCTACGGTGGTAGGTTCTCGACGGCAATTTAAGGGGCGTTAATGGCATATCCTTAACCGATCAAGTTTTCTTTGATTCGACcgtgatggacggctcagattagTCCAAGGAAACTTTCAGATGTGAGATATTGATGGTCTACATGAGTTTGATCgatggggccaaccgtgatgttggTGAGGAATCTATTCCGTCCCTTCATTTCGCCGGATGGAGCTAGGGTATGGGTTACAGTACAAGGCAGATGCAAAGCTTAAGTGGGGTCATTGTTGACATTGTTGTACTCTATTTCTGTTCGTCCCAACTAGAGCCAAATTTGTGAAGATACAGTATTTAACTGACATCTACCAAGCCATGCCACATCATCCATAAAATAATAGTGGCCGAGAACACTCGGTTGAGTCAGCAAGTAACTAAGAAGAAAAAGCTCACGTGGATCATTAGTGCTGAAATAGTTATAGCAACTGTTAAAATGTGAGAAGTATCTAGATGGTCAGATTAAGATTATAAACAACAAATGAATTAAGATGTCTCATGTCAACCAAACTAaactaaatctatctttcaattaaaTTTATCAGTCATTTGCATTCCTTAATTTAATCATTACCTTTATTTGCTATTTACATTCATTAATGGAATCCGTAATAGTAATTAAGTAGTTATtaactttagctgtaatttgagtctacactCATACGTTGAATTCAATTCAAGTATCAAGTAAAGTTTTCTATTCAGAGAGGTGTTCTATAGCTATTCTCTGTGGCCAATTGTAagagtttcttttttattttatctgtACCGAATAGAAAAATTACTTTTAAACAGAAAGCAGAAGTGTAATCCATTTTCAAAGGACGAACCTCACTCTCTGATAATAGCCTAATCATTTTAAGCAACATTGTACAAATGGCTAAATATGCGACCGATCTTATCTGATCACAGTCATATACAATCGATTTTCGATGTATATGCCAATCTTAACACTTGGAgtcatagttgtttggtttgaattgagccgtacATTTAATTCTGAAACGCTAGGACAATCAGGTGACCGAGattaaaatatcaacaacacccAAGATAAGAACTTGAACGAGGAAACacataccattgaaactttcttatggttcgcctgatgaatggtttgaattggCGAGGACAATGTTTTGCAGAATCCACTCTCCATCAAGTCCACTACGTCAAGTTTGAGTGAAAGCTCGAAAACTAGATAAATCTGAATCTCAGGTGAGCTGCAAGGCAGGAAACAGTGGAGGCCTCTGGGGTCCAccagtggatggattggatcaataggtgggtcccactggtgATGCACGGATGGGGGTAAGGAGGGAAAGGAGAGGAGAGACATGAGGGGGTGGGTTCTCCCCATTtgcaaatttatatttatttaaattttttttttttttttggcagaggtggcagtggaccccgccatgatgtttatgaggaaTCTATTTTGTCCATTTGTTTGCCTGGATTGAGCTAGGGTATGGGTTATagtatgaggcaaatccaaagcttaagcatGCCACATGACAAGACCTTGAATGGGGAAATgcataccattaaaactttcctagtgttcacctgatgaatggtttgaattggTAAGAAAAATGATTGGCTTAGGGTTCAGATGGTTCAAGGAATGATTCACATTAGTTGTTTTCAATTCGAGCATATAAAAGGAACTGATTCTAAAATGAACGGTCTGATGATTATAAGACTAAAACGAGTGGTCCATGGGGTTCCTTGCTATGCCTGGGCACAGATGTATTGATAGCCATTAAAATCGAAGAATGTTTATAAATGAAGCATGATCATGATGAACAGTTATAATCTGGATGATCAGACAGAGACAAATTTTTATCAATTTAATGACGATGGAATGGTTTATATTTAAATCGAACAATCGGATAGCTTAATAGATCCATGATGAGTGTTTTCAACGATTTAGATTGATGATATATCGAGTGTGAGATAATAGAAAGGCTCAGGATATATAATAAGAATGTATGTGCATGTACTTATAAATCAAGTCGTTGGATGGCATCTTGATGGATAAATAGACACATATAATAGTGGTAGATAAGATAAACGGTCAGAATCATAAATGGATATATACACAAGCTGATGAGATGATCCCAAAGTTAGTTTATCATAATAGGACCCTCTAAAGGTGAGATGAATGGTCGGATGTCTCACTCTAATTATGTGTGACTCGATGGTTGATTTGATAATTAACTAAGTATATGTAGATATATTGGGTCTTGAAGGTCGTTACAAAGTATGTATGAGTCTAAATGTGTATACGTGTACATAAGTCCAAGTGTCATTTTCATAAAGGTACGAATTCAAATTGAAGTGTATACTATAGTATGCACTAATGTGATTATATGACCATGAAAATTTTTGGAGTATTACATCCAAGGTACATATGGGTCATACATGATCATGTTTTATAAGTAGAGTTGGGTAGAACCTGACTCGACTCGGCGGATCCGACTCGTTCAACTCGTTTGGATCcgacttgacccgaaccgaatgccAGAGTCGGGCTCGGATCGAATAGACCCACCCAGATCCGAATCCCgactgagtcgagttcgggttacATAGTAACCCGACCTAACTCGATCCGAAATTCGATTTGGTCGGATTCAATctgatccgaaacccgactcgaacCGAAATTGGGTACCTAtaaaaacaaattttatttttatgtacttTTACTTCACCTCTTCTATCCTAACCCAACTCGCACCGCGCCGAACTCGATCGAAACCCAAACCTAGGCAGGCcagtagccaaacccaatcgggACCCTaaacctcctctctctctctctctctctctctctctctccacccgtCCGCACAGGCAACAACCCTGGTACGACCACCCGTCCTCACAACGATTTcag
Coding sequences:
- the LOC131248544 gene encoding large ribosomal subunit protein uL1, whose amino-acid sequence is MSKLQSDALREAISQVVGDAKEKNRKFTETIELQIGLKNYDPQKDKRFSGSVKLPHIPRPKMKVCMLGDAQHVEEAEKIGLDYMDVEGLKKMNKNKKLVKKLAKKYHAFLASEAIIKQIPRLLGPGLNKAGKFPTLVSHQESLESKVNETKAMVKFQLKKVLCMGVAVGNCGMEEKQVFQNVQLSVNFLVSLLKKNWQNVRCLYLKSTMGKTYRVF